A window of Sphingobacterium sp. lm-10 contains these coding sequences:
- the rsgA gene encoding ribosome small subunit-dependent GTPase A, which produces MLRGLVTKSTGSWYQVLAEDNQRYECRIKGKFRIKGIKTTNPIAVGDRVMIEPEQEEGFAVINTLEPRKNYIIRRSINLSKQTQIIGANLDQALLVVTLASPPTSMGFIDRFLVTAEAYSIPAVLVFNKLDLFSDEGLEILRDYKSIYTNIGYTCLEVSALEGTNLTTLHNLLQDKITLVSGHSGVGKSTLINALIPDISLKTGQISAWSDKGKHTTTFAEMLTLPFGGSLIDTPGIRELGVVDIEPQELSHFFPEMRALMNQCRFNNCRHVNEPGCAVIAAVEEQDIDLSRYESYLSIYHNEDSRH; this is translated from the coding sequence ATGTTAAGAGGTCTGGTGACGAAATCTACAGGAAGTTGGTATCAAGTACTTGCTGAAGACAACCAGCGCTACGAATGCCGGATTAAGGGAAAGTTTCGAATTAAGGGAATTAAAACCACCAATCCTATTGCGGTAGGAGATCGGGTGATGATTGAACCGGAACAGGAGGAAGGTTTTGCAGTGATCAATACATTAGAACCGCGAAAAAACTATATTATTCGTCGCTCCATCAACCTATCCAAGCAAACACAAATTATAGGAGCCAACTTAGATCAGGCACTGCTAGTGGTCACTTTGGCTTCCCCCCCTACTTCCATGGGTTTTATCGACCGTTTTCTGGTTACTGCGGAAGCTTATAGCATTCCCGCAGTATTAGTTTTCAACAAACTAGATCTTTTTAGCGATGAAGGATTAGAGATCTTACGAGACTATAAATCCATTTATACGAATATTGGTTATACCTGTCTGGAAGTTTCCGCTTTGGAAGGCACCAATCTAACAACATTGCACAACTTGCTGCAAGATAAGATTACCCTGGTATCAGGCCATTCGGGCGTTGGTAAATCTACCTTGATCAACGCATTGATTCCTGACATCAGTCTAAAGACGGGGCAGATCTCTGCGTGGTCCGACAAGGGGAAGCACACCACTACATTTGCGGAAATGTTAACCCTTCCTTTTGGTGGAAGCTTGATTGATACGCCAGGAATTCGGGAATTAGGAGTAGTAGACATTGAACCACAGGAACTTTCTCACTTTTTTCCGGAAATGAGAGCGCTTATGAATCAGTGCCGATTTAACAACTGCCGCCATGTAAATGAGCCAGGTTGTGCTGTTATTGCAGCTGTTGAAGAGCAAGATATCGACCTCTCCCGCTACGAAAGCTATCTTAGTATCTATCATAATGAAGATTCTCGGCATTAA
- the polA gene encoding DNA polymerase I, whose translation MSTSNNSDKKLFLLDGMALIYRAYFALNKVPRLTSYGLNTGAIMGFTNTLLEVLKNQQPSHIAVVFDTDAPTQRHIDFEAYKAHREKMPEDLAASIPYIFRLIEGFDIPIITKDGYEADDIIGTLAKRAEQAGFTVYCMTPDKDFGQLVSENIYIYKPARMGNGAEVLGVEEILTKWEIKDPLQVIDILGLWGDAVDNIPGIPGIGEKTAKKLIQEYGSIEGLIANTDKLKGKQKENVENFAEQGLISKKLATILLDVPTELDEAALLYNAPNKELLEPLFAELEFRTLGKRVFGEGFSITDSDVKNTSAQMDLFQTDKSGFPDKPTAGTEPIAAEHSIHTIAHTYHLADTSEKQEDLIKLLAKSKEFAFDTETTGLDALSAEVVGMSFAIEKGVAYYVPTPADRDEALSVIGRFKAVLEDSSIGKVGQNIKYDILLLSRYGVQLRGELFDTMLAHYLIDPDTRHGMDVLAETYLSYTPVSITELIGAKGKKQGSMRNVDLEKIKEYASEDADITLQLKEIFQPLLQDSATEKLAKEVEFPLVYVLSSIEQNGVKIDVDTLKTISIGLEKDVAKLEAAIYEKAGVTFNIASPKQLGEVLFDKLQLDPKAKKTKTGQYKTGEDVLLALAHKSDIVQDILDFRQMQKLKSTYVDALPTLIHADTGLIHTSYNQAVAATGRLSSTNPNLQNIPIRTERGREVRKAFIPRDTNHVLLSADYSQIELRLMAELSKDKNMMEAFQKNQDIHRATAARVYGVPLEEVTSDQRRNAKAVNFGIIYGQSAFGLSQNLNISRKEAAEIIDQYFTQYSGIRDYMSKTIETAKENGYVETILKRRRYLRDINSANMTVRGFAERNAINAPIQGSAADMIKVAMIHIHQDILKKGLEGKMIMQVHDELVFDVPKSEVDTFKEIISHRMKTAITMEVPLEVEIGEGSNWLEAH comes from the coding sequence ATGAGCACCTCAAATAATAGCGATAAAAAACTTTTTCTTCTGGATGGCATGGCGTTAATCTACCGTGCCTACTTTGCCTTGAATAAAGTGCCGCGTCTTACCTCCTATGGTTTGAACACGGGTGCAATCATGGGTTTTACAAATACCTTGCTGGAGGTATTAAAGAATCAACAACCTTCCCATATTGCGGTGGTATTTGATACCGATGCTCCAACGCAACGCCATATCGATTTTGAGGCATACAAAGCACATCGAGAGAAGATGCCAGAAGATCTGGCGGCCTCCATTCCTTATATTTTTCGGTTGATAGAAGGATTTGATATCCCCATCATTACCAAAGACGGATATGAAGCAGATGATATTATTGGTACACTCGCCAAGCGTGCGGAGCAAGCCGGATTTACGGTATACTGCATGACGCCAGATAAGGATTTCGGTCAGCTCGTATCCGAGAACATATACATCTACAAACCAGCCCGAATGGGCAATGGTGCTGAAGTGCTCGGTGTAGAGGAGATTTTGACAAAGTGGGAGATCAAAGATCCGTTGCAAGTGATCGATATTCTTGGCCTTTGGGGCGATGCCGTAGATAACATTCCGGGGATTCCGGGGATCGGAGAAAAAACGGCAAAGAAATTAATTCAGGAATACGGCAGTATCGAAGGATTAATTGCTAATACCGACAAACTGAAAGGTAAGCAGAAAGAAAATGTCGAGAATTTTGCGGAGCAAGGGTTGATTTCTAAAAAATTGGCCACGATCTTATTGGACGTGCCGACGGAGTTGGATGAGGCTGCCCTGTTGTATAATGCGCCAAATAAAGAGCTGTTGGAGCCATTGTTTGCAGAGCTCGAGTTTAGAACATTGGGGAAGAGAGTATTTGGAGAAGGTTTTTCGATCACAGACAGCGACGTCAAGAACACCAGTGCACAGATGGATCTGTTTCAGACAGATAAATCTGGTTTTCCGGATAAGCCAACAGCGGGAACGGAGCCTATCGCTGCGGAGCACAGCATTCATACCATCGCGCACACCTATCATCTGGCTGATACCTCTGAAAAACAGGAAGACCTCATAAAGTTGCTTGCCAAAAGCAAGGAATTTGCTTTTGATACAGAAACTACTGGCTTAGATGCGTTATCGGCAGAGGTAGTCGGGATGTCTTTCGCCATCGAAAAAGGAGTCGCCTATTATGTCCCTACACCAGCAGATCGCGATGAAGCTCTTTCGGTAATCGGCCGGTTCAAAGCAGTACTCGAAGATTCATCTATTGGCAAAGTAGGCCAAAACATTAAGTATGATATATTGCTATTGTCGAGATACGGTGTACAGCTTCGTGGAGAATTATTTGACACCATGTTGGCACATTACCTGATAGACCCCGATACGCGTCATGGCATGGATGTGCTTGCCGAAACTTATTTAAGCTACACACCTGTATCCATTACGGAGCTAATCGGTGCAAAAGGCAAAAAACAAGGATCTATGCGCAATGTAGATCTCGAGAAGATAAAAGAGTACGCCAGTGAGGATGCAGATATTACGCTGCAACTGAAGGAGATTTTTCAACCGCTACTACAAGATAGTGCGACAGAGAAATTGGCCAAAGAAGTGGAATTCCCTTTAGTATATGTGTTATCTTCGATCGAGCAGAATGGTGTAAAGATTGACGTAGATACCCTGAAGACTATTTCAATAGGTTTGGAGAAAGATGTTGCCAAGCTGGAAGCGGCTATCTACGAAAAGGCTGGAGTTACTTTCAACATTGCTTCGCCAAAGCAATTGGGAGAAGTCTTGTTCGACAAGCTGCAACTGGATCCGAAAGCTAAAAAAACAAAGACCGGCCAATATAAGACCGGAGAGGATGTACTGCTGGCACTGGCACATAAATCCGATATCGTACAAGATATTCTGGATTTTCGGCAAATGCAAAAGCTAAAATCCACGTATGTAGATGCGTTACCAACGCTTATCCATGCAGACACCGGATTGATCCACACGTCGTACAATCAGGCCGTGGCAGCTACTGGACGATTGAGCTCAACCAATCCAAATTTGCAAAATATACCAATCCGTACCGAACGTGGTCGTGAAGTCCGCAAGGCCTTTATTCCGCGCGACACGAATCATGTCTTACTTTCTGCCGATTATTCGCAGATTGAACTGCGCCTGATGGCTGAGCTGAGTAAGGATAAAAACATGATGGAAGCATTCCAAAAGAATCAGGATATCCATCGTGCCACAGCAGCGCGCGTATATGGAGTACCGCTAGAGGAGGTAACTTCTGATCAACGCCGTAATGCAAAAGCGGTCAATTTTGGTATCATATATGGCCAGTCTGCCTTTGGTCTCTCTCAAAATCTTAATATTTCTAGAAAAGAGGCAGCCGAAATCATCGATCAGTATTTTACGCAATACAGCGGCATTCGCGACTATATGTCTAAGACAATAGAAACGGCAAAGGAAAATGGTTACGTGGAAACAATTCTTAAACGTAGACGTTATTTACGCGATATCAATTCCGCTAATATGACGGTACGCGGCTTTGCCGAAAGAAATGCAATCAATGCGCCTATTCAAGGTTCTGCAGCAGATATGATCAAGGTTGCCATGATTCATATCCATCAAGATATCCTGAAAAAAGGATTAGAAGGCAAAATGATCATGCAGGTACATGATGAGTTGGTTTTTGATGTACCAAAATCGGAAGTCGACACTTTTAAAGAGATTATTAGCCACCGTATGAAAACGGCTATCACGATGGAAGTCCCTTTGGAAGTAGAGATCGGCGAGGGAAGTAATTGGTTGGAGGCACATTAG
- a CDS encoding phosphatidylserine decarboxylase family protein has product MKFHKEGYTSLALVILFCFIVNAVANYYDANTYVKWFFYLLSAFLTITILQFFRSPIRKIEQDAATILCPADGKVVVIEETEENEYFKDRRLQVSIFMSPVNVHINRSPITGLVSFFKYHPGKFLVAWHPKSSSDNERTTIVVKQENGVEILFRQIAGALARRIVWYVNEGDQVEQGAEFGFIKFGSRVDLFLPIGTKIDVKIGDKVVGGKTTLAHL; this is encoded by the coding sequence ATGAAATTTCATAAAGAAGGATATACCAGCTTAGCTCTAGTCATTCTGTTTTGTTTTATAGTGAACGCAGTAGCCAACTACTACGATGCCAATACCTATGTAAAGTGGTTTTTCTACCTTTTATCTGCTTTTTTGACGATAACTATTCTTCAATTTTTCCGTAGTCCAATACGTAAGATTGAACAGGATGCTGCCACAATCCTATGCCCTGCTGATGGCAAAGTGGTCGTTATTGAAGAAACCGAAGAGAACGAGTATTTTAAGGACAGACGTTTACAAGTTTCTATCTTCATGTCGCCAGTAAACGTGCATATTAACAGAAGTCCGATCACCGGATTGGTTTCCTTTTTTAAATATCATCCAGGCAAGTTTTTGGTCGCTTGGCACCCAAAGTCCTCTTCGGATAATGAGCGCACTACCATTGTGGTAAAGCAAGAAAACGGTGTAGAGATTCTTTTCCGACAGATTGCTGGTGCACTTGCCCGCAGGATCGTTTGGTATGTAAATGAGGGCGACCAAGTGGAGCAAGGTGCAGAGTTTGGCTTTATCAAGTTTGGCTCTCGTGTGGATCTTTTCCTTCCCATTGGCACTAAGATCGATGTGAAGATCGGTGACAAGGTTGTTGGTGGTAAAACCACTTTAGCGCACCTTTAA
- a CDS encoding ATP-binding protein: MQEWKRAATASAVVFVISYLIISTVLEKSINDRIHNLYKLITNLKLGKDLKEALGPYRPENPIAEAEQEVSAWANQKMSEIGRLKEQAKFRKEFLSNTLHEFKTPLFAVQGYIETLQDGIMEEDPAMAMNFLAKASRNIDRLSYLISDLDEIAKLESGAVVLNIERFDINDLINDTIEYLEDKSKSSGITLKMSNKSSQQIFVKADKKKIQQVLINLVENSIKYGNQGGITSIRTSSLFEQILVEVTDNGQGIEEKNLSRVFERFYRTDKSRSRDIGGSGLGLSIVKHIVEAHQQSVHVRSTEGIGTTFSFTLQKAKATSG; encoded by the coding sequence ATGCAAGAATGGAAACGTGCTGCCACAGCTTCCGCGGTCGTTTTTGTCATCAGTTACCTCATCATCAGCACCGTGCTGGAGAAGTCCATAAATGATCGAATTCACAACCTGTATAAATTGATCACCAACTTGAAGCTAGGCAAAGACCTTAAAGAAGCTTTAGGACCGTATCGCCCTGAAAATCCCATTGCCGAAGCTGAACAGGAAGTTTCCGCTTGGGCCAATCAGAAGATGTCCGAGATTGGTCGTCTGAAAGAACAGGCAAAATTCAGAAAAGAATTTCTTTCTAATACACTACACGAGTTTAAAACTCCGCTTTTTGCCGTTCAAGGCTACATAGAAACATTGCAAGATGGCATTATGGAGGAAGATCCTGCTATGGCGATGAATTTTCTGGCAAAAGCATCTCGAAACATTGATCGCTTAAGCTATCTAATTAGTGACCTTGATGAAATTGCCAAATTAGAATCTGGAGCAGTAGTGCTTAATATCGAACGCTTTGATATTAATGACTTGATCAACGATACCATCGAATACCTGGAGGATAAATCCAAAAGCAGTGGTATTACGTTGAAAATGTCTAATAAATCTTCGCAACAGATATTTGTAAAAGCAGATAAAAAGAAGATCCAGCAGGTACTTATCAACCTGGTAGAGAACTCAATCAAATACGGCAATCAAGGAGGCATAACGAGCATTCGCACCAGCTCTCTGTTTGAGCAAATCTTAGTAGAAGTAACCGACAACGGCCAAGGTATTGAAGAGAAAAACTTATCGCGTGTCTTTGAGCGCTTCTATCGAACCGATAAAAGTCGTTCCCGCGATATTGGTGGTTCGGGATTAGGTCTATCAATTGTAAAACATATTGTAGAGGCACATCAGCAAAGTGTGCATGTACGCAGCACCGAGGGAATTGGGACAACGTTTTCATTTACACTGCAAAAGGCAAAAGCCACGAGCGGATAA
- a CDS encoding DUF47 family protein translates to MALGNIFNFFVPKDKKFFPLFEQAGSNLIEMAKVLNESVNTTDKLVRKTLTKKIEDLEHRGDDITHQIHLELGKNFITPFDREDIHSLASSLDDVADYIHGASNRMDLYKVETPTQAMKELAELLIEATEHVAKAVYELKDIKNVRNITDSCVRINSVENKADYIFEKAVAELFEFEKDAIILIKHKEILSSMETATDKCEDVSNVLESILVKNA, encoded by the coding sequence ATGGCATTAGGTAATATCTTCAATTTTTTCGTTCCTAAGGACAAAAAATTCTTTCCTCTTTTCGAGCAAGCAGGTTCTAACCTGATCGAAATGGCTAAGGTTCTAAATGAGTCTGTTAATACTACAGACAAGTTAGTACGCAAAACATTAACGAAAAAAATAGAAGATCTAGAGCATCGTGGCGATGATATCACACATCAAATACACTTGGAGCTAGGTAAAAACTTCATTACCCCATTCGACCGGGAGGATATTCACTCTTTGGCCAGTTCTTTGGATGATGTCGCGGATTATATACACGGCGCGTCTAATCGAATGGATTTGTACAAGGTAGAAACACCTACACAGGCAATGAAAGAGCTGGCGGAACTGTTGATCGAAGCGACGGAGCATGTAGCCAAAGCTGTCTACGAATTAAAAGACATTAAGAATGTACGTAACATCACAGATTCTTGTGTACGTATTAACAGCGTTGAGAATAAGGCAGACTACATCTTTGAAAAAGCAGTAGCGGAATTATTTGAATTCGAAAAAGACGCCATCATCCTCATCAAGCATAAGGAGATCTTGTCTTCTATGGAAACAGCGACTGATAAATGTGAGGATGTTTCCAATGTATTGGAGAGTATATTAGTTAAAAACGCGTAA
- a CDS encoding inorganic phosphate transporter, protein MITTLLVVVVILAIAFDYINGFHDAANSIATIVSTKVLTPFVAVLWAALFNFAAYFYFTDHKVANTIAKTVLEEYITLEVIFAGLVAAISWNLFTWYYGIPSSSSHTLIGGFAGSGMAFALIQGANPLDAVNLGATAKIISFIVLAPVIGMTISIIITLMIINLARKSRPAVAEKWFKIFQLISSGALSFAHGGNDAQKVMGIIATALIAQQVIPNFESMPEWVPLSCYVAIAAGTMSGGWKIVKTMGTKITKVTPLEGVSAESAGALTLGITEHFGIPASTTHTITGAIIGVGVVKRVSAVRWGVTISLLWAWVLTIPVSAVLGGITFAIIHYIV, encoded by the coding sequence ATGATTACTACATTACTTGTCGTCGTTGTCATATTAGCGATCGCGTTTGATTACATCAACGGATTTCATGATGCGGCTAACTCTATCGCGACCATCGTTTCTACGAAAGTGCTAACGCCCTTCGTAGCTGTACTATGGGCGGCCTTATTTAATTTCGCGGCCTACTTTTACTTTACCGACCATAAAGTAGCTAATACCATTGCGAAAACGGTACTAGAAGAATACATTACCCTTGAAGTGATTTTCGCCGGACTGGTAGCCGCCATTTCCTGGAATCTATTTACTTGGTATTATGGTATTCCTTCCAGCTCATCTCACACCCTGATTGGAGGTTTTGCTGGCTCGGGGATGGCCTTTGCGCTTATTCAGGGAGCTAATCCTCTGGATGCTGTCAACTTGGGCGCTACCGCCAAGATTATTTCCTTCATCGTACTAGCGCCAGTGATCGGTATGACGATCTCGATCATTATTACTTTGATGATTATTAATTTAGCTCGAAAATCCAGGCCAGCAGTGGCTGAGAAGTGGTTTAAAATATTTCAGTTAATATCTTCTGGCGCACTGAGCTTTGCACATGGTGGTAATGATGCTCAAAAGGTAATGGGTATTATAGCTACCGCATTGATCGCACAGCAGGTAATTCCTAACTTCGAATCCATGCCAGAATGGGTGCCATTATCCTGTTATGTTGCAATTGCCGCCGGTACCATGAGCGGTGGATGGAAGATCGTCAAAACCATGGGTACGAAAATTACCAAAGTAACCCCACTAGAAGGAGTTAGTGCAGAAAGTGCTGGCGCATTAACATTGGGTATCACGGAGCATTTTGGGATCCCCGCTTCTACTACGCACACTATTACCGGTGCTATTATTGGTGTTGGAGTTGTAAAACGTGTTTCAGCGGTTCGATGGGGCGTTACGATCAGTCTTTTATGGGCTTGGGTACTGACTATTCCTGTAAGCGCCGTACTAGGTGGAATTACATTTGCAATCATTCACTACATCGTTTAG
- a CDS encoding OmpA family protein, whose amino-acid sequence MNYSTIKKTAVAASLVAAFGFAEVAQAQQPTVFGGRSQYRTWSIGVHGGITAPNVLTGGSNAFGQQVGYFQNSVGEYYGLTIRKQFSHLFGLELEGNRGRIRTFNADASGPAIENSLGARSSEVNVDWSGSLNGVFQLGTIDFMRRENAVNFYAKVGMGVLASNPVQFANNDFSGAEVYNNEGNWGSEIFGDRERTGDRKNKLSGFIPVGVGAKFKLSEVVALNLGYTMNFTDDNRFYGPARTDYKGRFSTVTGGLEFTLGSRDKENLTFANPVAALYDELKDNTLRNEVEALKQRVSTLEGTVDMLSKDSDGDGVSDKFDKCPNTPAGTQVDGAGCPIKFPEPQVINNVAQGSYTAPIQFEFDSSVLKTESYSTLDRLAKELRDNNGSVQLDGYASAEGNESYNMNLSKDRANAVRQYLVNAGVAAAKVTAEGKGESNPVASNDTEAGRVQNRRVEIKK is encoded by the coding sequence ATGAACTATTCTACAATTAAAAAAACAGCTGTTGCAGCTTCTTTAGTAGCCGCTTTCGGTTTTGCTGAAGTTGCTCAGGCTCAACAACCAACTGTATTCGGTGGAAGATCTCAATACAGAACTTGGTCTATCGGTGTTCACGGTGGTATCACTGCACCTAACGTTTTGACTGGCGGTTCTAACGCATTCGGTCAACAAGTTGGTTACTTCCAAAACAGTGTTGGTGAGTACTATGGTTTGACTATCCGTAAACAATTCTCTCACCTATTCGGTTTAGAGTTGGAAGGTAACCGTGGCCGCATCAGAACTTTCAATGCAGATGCTTCTGGTCCTGCTATTGAGAACTCTTTGGGAGCTCGCTCTTCAGAGGTTAACGTTGACTGGTCTGGTAGCTTGAACGGTGTATTCCAATTGGGTACTATCGACTTCATGAGAAGAGAAAATGCAGTTAACTTCTACGCTAAAGTAGGTATGGGAGTATTGGCTTCAAATCCAGTACAATTCGCAAACAATGACTTTTCAGGTGCTGAAGTTTATAACAACGAAGGAAACTGGGGTTCTGAAATCTTCGGAGATCGTGAGCGTACAGGAGATCGTAAAAACAAACTTTCTGGTTTCATTCCAGTAGGTGTTGGTGCGAAATTCAAATTATCTGAAGTGGTTGCCTTAAACTTAGGTTACACCATGAACTTCACAGATGATAACAGATTCTACGGACCAGCTAGAACTGACTACAAAGGAAGATTCTCGACTGTTACTGGTGGTTTAGAGTTCACTCTAGGATCACGTGACAAAGAAAACTTGACTTTTGCTAACCCAGTTGCTGCTCTTTACGATGAGTTGAAAGACAACACATTGAGAAACGAAGTTGAAGCTTTGAAACAACGCGTATCTACATTAGAAGGTACTGTTGATATGTTGAGCAAAGACTCTGATGGTGACGGTGTATCTGATAAATTTGACAAATGTCCTAACACTCCTGCTGGAACTCAAGTAGATGGTGCTGGATGTCCAATCAAATTCCCAGAGCCACAAGTAATCAACAATGTAGCTCAAGGATCTTACACAGCTCCAATTCAATTCGAATTTGATAGCTCTGTATTGAAAACTGAATCTTACTCTACTCTTGATAGATTAGCGAAAGAGTTACGTGATAACAACGGATCTGTACAATTAGATGGTTATGCTTCTGCTGAAGGTAACGAGTCTTACAACATGAACCTTTCTAAAGATCGTGCTAATGCAGTTCGTCAATACCTAGTTAACGCTGGTGTTGCTGCTGCTAAAGTAACGGCTGAAGGTAAAGGCGAATCAAACCCAGTAGCGTCTAACGATACTGAAGCTGGTCGCGTTCAAAACCGTCGTGTTGAGATCAAAAAATAA
- a CDS encoding tetratricopeptide repeat protein, producing MEENFDFGSPEEQKHSVDRYEEMLRNEDQYFFDTIAFEGIIEYYIGKNDPVKALQVAEFALNQHPFETNFFIRKAQLLLSMQQLSMALEALEKAELLEPSESEIYLIKGAVFASLGDSDSAEANFYRALELSDSKDDIYFQIGQMHQSNNDLTKAIQFFKKTLSLNNENSDALYAIAECYDRLDRLEESISFYQKYIDSDPYSFVAWYNLGNAFHHLGKFEEAIDAYDYAILIQEKFSPAYLDKGNALINMERYREAIEVFKHTFEFESPRAETFCAIGECYEKLDKMTKAREYYEKSVKLDTLHADAWFGIGVTLDSEGRYFESLYYYKKALEIDEENPDFWFAIADARYKLHQIEESEYAYSRVVELNPTDAEAWLDYSSLLFEQGKLEAAIESMAEGIKCNPDEALLYYRTVAYLIANGNLNEALNFLDIALTKDPDKAYVIFEYLPQLEGNQVILELIKKYTG from the coding sequence ATGGAAGAAAATTTTGACTTCGGATCGCCCGAAGAACAGAAGCATTCAGTGGACCGGTATGAGGAAATGCTTCGCAACGAAGATCAGTATTTCTTTGACACGATTGCCTTTGAAGGAATCATTGAATATTACATCGGGAAAAATGATCCTGTGAAAGCTTTGCAGGTCGCAGAGTTTGCGCTGAACCAGCATCCATTCGAGACAAATTTCTTTATTCGTAAAGCACAACTGCTGCTAAGTATGCAACAGCTTTCTATGGCTTTGGAAGCACTAGAGAAAGCGGAACTTCTGGAGCCATCAGAATCAGAAATATACCTAATTAAAGGAGCCGTCTTTGCTTCTTTGGGTGATTCAGACAGCGCAGAAGCGAATTTTTATCGGGCTTTGGAATTGAGTGATTCAAAGGATGATATCTATTTCCAAATTGGACAGATGCATCAGTCAAATAATGACCTGACCAAAGCTATTCAGTTTTTCAAAAAGACCTTAAGTCTGAACAACGAAAATTCTGATGCGCTCTACGCAATTGCGGAGTGTTATGATCGATTAGATCGCTTGGAAGAAAGCATATCCTTTTACCAAAAATACATTGATAGTGATCCTTATTCGTTCGTAGCCTGGTACAATTTAGGCAACGCATTTCATCATTTAGGAAAATTTGAAGAAGCTATTGATGCTTACGACTACGCCATACTGATCCAAGAGAAGTTTTCTCCAGCTTATCTGGATAAGGGAAACGCATTGATTAATATGGAGCGTTATCGAGAAGCCATTGAGGTTTTCAAGCATACATTCGAATTTGAAAGTCCGCGTGCCGAAACATTTTGTGCTATCGGAGAGTGTTATGAGAAGCTCGACAAAATGACGAAAGCACGGGAGTACTATGAGAAATCAGTCAAGCTAGATACGCTACATGCAGATGCCTGGTTTGGCATCGGTGTCACACTAGATTCCGAAGGTCGGTACTTTGAATCGCTCTACTACTACAAAAAAGCCTTAGAAATTGATGAAGAGAATCCGGACTTTTGGTTCGCTATTGCCGACGCTCGCTACAAACTGCACCAAATTGAAGAGTCCGAATACGCTTACTCCCGTGTGGTAGAACTGAATCCTACTGACGCGGAAGCATGGCTGGATTATTCGTCACTCTTATTTGAGCAAGGTAAATTAGAAGCCGCTATCGAATCTATGGCGGAAGGCATTAAGTGCAACCCAGATGAGGCTTTGTTGTATTATCGCACTGTTGCCTATCTTATCGCTAATGGCAACCTGAATGAAGCACTGAATTTCCTGGATATAGCACTTACAAAAGATCCGGATAAAGCTTATGTAATCTTTGAATACCTACCGCAGTTGGAAGGCAATCAGGTTATTTTAGAATTAATAAAAAAATACACCGGATAA